From Klebsiella electrica, the proteins below share one genomic window:
- the glk gene encoding glucokinase, producing MTKFALVGDVGGTNARLALCDIANGEISRAKTYSGLDYPSLEAVVRVYLDEQGVEVEDGCIAIACPITGDWVAMTNHTWAFSIAEMKKNLGFSHLEIINDFTAVSMAIPMLKAEHLIQFGGTTPVEGKPIAVYGAGTGLGVAHLVHVDKRWVSLPGEGGHVDFAPNSEEEGIILEELRAELGHVSAERVLSGPGLVYLYRAIVKSDGRLPENLQPKDVTERALADSCIDCRRALSLFCVIMGRFGGNLALTLATFGGVYIAGGIVPRFLEFFKASGFRGGFEDKGRFKAFVQDIPVYLIVHDNPGLLGSGAHLRQTLGQIL from the coding sequence ATGACAAAATTTGCTTTAGTAGGAGACGTCGGCGGAACCAATGCCCGCCTGGCATTATGCGATATTGCAAACGGGGAGATTTCCCGGGCAAAAACCTATTCCGGGCTCGATTACCCCAGTCTTGAAGCCGTTGTCCGCGTCTACCTTGACGAGCAGGGCGTTGAGGTTGAAGACGGTTGCATCGCGATTGCCTGTCCGATCACCGGTGACTGGGTGGCGATGACCAACCACACGTGGGCCTTTTCCATCGCCGAGATGAAAAAGAACCTCGGTTTTTCCCATCTGGAGATCATCAACGATTTTACCGCAGTATCGATGGCGATCCCGATGCTGAAGGCTGAGCACCTGATTCAGTTTGGTGGTACAACGCCGGTGGAAGGAAAACCTATCGCCGTTTACGGCGCAGGAACCGGCCTGGGCGTTGCGCACCTGGTGCATGTCGACAAACGCTGGGTGAGTCTGCCGGGCGAAGGGGGACACGTTGATTTCGCGCCGAACAGCGAAGAAGAGGGGATTATCCTCGAAGAGCTGCGCGCAGAGCTGGGGCATGTCTCTGCCGAGCGCGTGCTATCCGGTCCGGGGCTGGTTTATCTGTATCGGGCGATAGTGAAATCAGATGGCCGCCTGCCGGAAAATCTCCAGCCGAAAGATGTGACCGAACGCGCGCTCGCCGACAGCTGCATCGATTGCCGTCGCGCGCTGTCGTTGTTCTGCGTGATTATGGGGCGCTTTGGCGGCAACCTGGCGCTGACGTTGGCCACCTTCGGCGGCGTGTATATTGCTGGCGGCATCGTCCCGCGTTTCCTGGAGTTCTTTAAAGCTTCCGGTTTCCGCGGCGGGTTTGAAGACAAAGGGCGCTTTAAAGCCTTCGTCCAGGATATTCCGGTCTACCTGATCGTGCACGATAATCCGGGCCTGCTGGGTTCCGGGGCGCATCTGCGCCAGACGCTTGGGCAGATTCTCTAA
- a CDS encoding DUF2502 domain-containing protein, with translation MFRSLILAAVLMVSAPLVANAREITLLPSVKLQIGDRDNYGNYWDGGGWRDRDYWRRHYEWRDNRWRRHDNGWHRGWDKRKAYERGYREGWNDRDDRRGDWGRGPGGWERGPGGWGRGPGGGPGHGHGHH, from the coding sequence ATGTTCAGGTCACTGATTCTGGCTGCGGTGCTTATGGTCTCAGCACCACTGGTCGCAAATGCCAGAGAGATCACCCTGCTGCCATCTGTAAAATTACAAATAGGCGATCGTGATAATTACGGTAACTACTGGGACGGTGGCGGCTGGCGCGACCGTGATTACTGGCGTCGTCACTATGAATGGCGTGATAACCGCTGGCGACGTCACGATAACGGCTGGCATCGCGGCTGGGATAAACGTAAAGCCTACGAACGCGGCTATCGCGAAGGCTGGAATGACCGCGACGACCGACGCGGCGACTGGGGTCGCGGACCGGGTGGTTGGGAACGTGGACCGGGCGGTTGGGGACGCGGGCCGGGCGGCGGTCCCGGCCACGGTCATGGCCATCATTAA
- a CDS encoding alpha-keto acid decarboxylase family protein, with product MQPTYTIGDYLLDRLVDCGIDRLFGVPGDYNLQFLDRVIAHQALGWVGCANELNAAYAADGYARIKGAGALLTTYGVGELSALNGVAGSYAEHIPVLHIVGAPGSGAQQRGELLHHTLGDGDFTHFARMSEQITCTQATLTAGNACHEIDRVLSEMLTHHRPGYLMLPADVAKAKATPPARRLAIEGPPADENQLAGFREHAGQMLRSSRQVSLLADFLAQRYGLQNTLRMWVAKTPIACATMLMGKGLFDEQQPGFVGTYSGIASAPQTRAAIENADTIICVGTRFTDTITAGFTQHLPLERTIEIQPFAVRVGDHWFSRIPMDQALNELMILSASLSAEWKLPDCSAPKVESMTGGNLTQGSFWSTVQEQLRPGDIILADQGTAAFGVAALRLPSDATLLVQPLWGSIGFTLPAAYGAQTAAPGRRVVLIVGDGAAQLTIQELGSMLRDKQHPLILLLNNEGYTVERAIHGPEQRYNDIALWDWNRLPGAFAPDVPSRCWRVTHTEELAEAMASSIGSDKLTLVEVMLPKMDIPDFLRAVTQALEERNSRV from the coding sequence ATGCAACCGACTTACACCATTGGCGATTATCTGCTGGATCGTCTGGTAGATTGCGGCATAGACCGCTTGTTTGGCGTACCTGGCGATTACAATTTACAATTCCTCGACCGTGTTATCGCGCACCAGGCGTTGGGATGGGTTGGCTGCGCGAATGAGCTGAATGCGGCCTATGCCGCCGACGGGTATGCGCGCATCAAAGGCGCCGGGGCGCTGTTGACGACCTACGGCGTCGGTGAGCTGAGTGCGCTTAACGGCGTGGCCGGCAGCTATGCGGAACATATTCCGGTACTACATATTGTCGGGGCGCCTGGCTCCGGGGCCCAGCAGCGCGGAGAACTCCTGCACCATACGCTGGGAGATGGCGACTTCACGCACTTTGCGCGGATGAGCGAACAGATCACCTGCACCCAGGCTACGCTGACGGCGGGGAATGCTTGCCACGAAATCGATCGCGTGCTGAGCGAGATGCTCACCCACCATCGTCCCGGTTATTTGATGTTACCCGCCGATGTAGCGAAAGCAAAAGCGACGCCGCCCGCTCGTCGTCTGGCGATCGAAGGGCCGCCTGCCGATGAGAATCAGCTGGCCGGGTTTCGTGAACATGCCGGGCAGATGCTGCGCAGCAGCCGTCAGGTATCGTTGCTGGCGGATTTCCTCGCCCAGCGCTATGGCCTGCAGAATACGCTACGGATGTGGGTGGCGAAAACGCCGATTGCCTGTGCCACGATGCTGATGGGAAAAGGGTTATTTGATGAGCAGCAGCCTGGTTTTGTCGGCACCTATAGCGGGATCGCCAGCGCGCCGCAAACGCGTGCGGCCATTGAAAATGCCGATACCATCATCTGTGTAGGAACCCGCTTCACCGACACCATTACCGCCGGATTTACCCAACATTTACCCCTTGAACGCACGATTGAAATTCAGCCCTTTGCCGTCAGAGTGGGCGACCACTGGTTTAGCCGCATCCCGATGGATCAAGCCCTTAATGAGTTAATGATTCTGTCCGCCAGCCTGTCAGCAGAGTGGAAGCTGCCAGACTGCTCTGCGCCGAAGGTGGAAAGCATGACGGGCGGCAACCTCACGCAGGGGAGTTTCTGGAGTACCGTACAAGAGCAGCTGCGTCCCGGGGATATCATTCTTGCCGATCAGGGAACCGCGGCTTTTGGCGTTGCGGCGCTCAGGCTTCCCTCAGACGCCACCCTGCTGGTCCAGCCGCTGTGGGGATCGATAGGATTTACCTTACCGGCGGCCTATGGCGCACAAACCGCAGCGCCGGGCAGACGGGTGGTGCTGATCGTGGGCGACGGGGCAGCCCAGCTGACGATTCAGGAGCTGGGGTCGATGCTACGCGATAAACAGCACCCGCTGATCCTGTTGCTTAATAACGAAGGTTATACGGTTGAACGAGCGATTCACGGCCCCGAGCAGCGGTATAACGATATTGCGCTGTGGGACTGGAACCGCTTGCCGGGAGCCTTCGCCCCTGATGTCCCTTCCCGATGCTGGCGCGTGACGCACACGGAAGAGCTTGCGGAGGCGATGGCCAGCAGTATTGGATCCGATAAGCTGACGCTGGTGGAGGTCATGCTGCCCAAAATGGATATACCCGACTTCCTGCGCGCGGTAACCCAGGCTCTGGAGGAGCGAAACAGCCGCGTTTAG
- a CDS encoding Nramp family divalent metal transporter gives MTSSRVENSSGRAARKMKLALMGPAFIAAIGYIDPGNFATNIQAGASFGYQLLWVVVWANLMAMLIQVLSAKLGIATGKNLAEQIRDHYPRPVVWFYWVQAEIIAMATDLAEFIGAAIGFKLILGVSLLQGAVLTGIATFLILMLQRRGQKPLEKAIGGLLLFVAVAYIVELIFSQPALAPLTKGMIIPSLPNGEAVFLAAGVLGATIMPHVIYLHSSLTQNLHDGTRKERYHATRWDVAIAMTIAGFVNLAMMATAAAAFHFNGHTGIADLDQAYLTLEPLLSHAAATIFGLSLVAAGLSSTVVGTLAGQVVMQGFIRFHIPLWFRRAVTMLPSFIVIMMGLDPTRILVMSQVLLSFGIALALVPLLIFTSNSQLMGDLVNTPWVKRTGWVIVGIVVLLNGWLLVGTIFGL, from the coding sequence ATGACTAGCAGTCGCGTTGAGAATAGCAGCGGTCGCGCAGCGCGCAAGATGAAGCTCGCATTGATGGGGCCTGCGTTCATTGCTGCCATTGGATATATCGATCCCGGCAACTTCGCCACCAATATTCAGGCGGGCGCCAGCTTTGGCTATCAACTGCTGTGGGTGGTGGTATGGGCAAATCTGATGGCGATGCTGATTCAGGTGCTATCGGCAAAGCTCGGTATTGCTACGGGTAAGAATCTGGCGGAACAGATTCGCGATCACTATCCGCGTCCGGTGGTGTGGTTTTACTGGGTACAGGCGGAAATTATCGCCATGGCGACCGACCTCGCCGAATTTATTGGCGCAGCCATTGGCTTTAAGCTGATTCTTGGCGTGTCGTTACTGCAGGGAGCGGTATTAACCGGGATTGCCACCTTCTTGATCCTGATGTTGCAGCGTCGCGGGCAAAAGCCGCTGGAAAAAGCGATCGGCGGTTTACTGTTGTTTGTTGCCGTCGCCTATATTGTGGAACTGATTTTCTCCCAACCGGCGCTGGCGCCGCTGACGAAAGGGATGATTATCCCGAGTTTGCCGAACGGTGAAGCCGTGTTCCTGGCCGCCGGTGTGCTTGGCGCGACGATCATGCCACACGTCATCTATTTACACTCGTCGTTAACGCAGAATCTGCACGATGGTACGCGCAAAGAGCGTTATCACGCCACCCGTTGGGACGTTGCGATTGCGATGACCATTGCCGGGTTTGTTAACCTGGCGATGATGGCCACCGCCGCTGCGGCATTTCACTTTAACGGCCACACCGGGATTGCCGACCTCGATCAGGCATATTTGACGCTGGAACCGCTGTTAAGTCACGCGGCTGCGACTATCTTTGGCCTGAGTCTGGTGGCCGCTGGTTTGTCATCGACGGTGGTGGGAACGCTGGCAGGACAGGTCGTTATGCAGGGCTTTATTCGCTTCCATATTCCGCTGTGGTTTCGTCGTGCGGTCACGATGCTGCCTTCGTTTATTGTCATTATGATGGGGCTGGACCCGACGAGAATTCTGGTGATGAGCCAGGTGCTGCTGAGTTTTGGTATCGCCCTGGCGCTGGTCCCGCTGCTGATTTTCACCAGTAATTCACAACTGATGGGGGATTTGGTCAATACCCCGTGGGTGAAGCGCACGGGGTGGGTGATTGTCGGCATCGTGGTATTGCTCAATGGCTGGCTACTGGTCGGCACGATCTTCGGGCTGTAA
- a CDS encoding ion channel protein: protein MLHPRARTMLLLSIPAVIIGIASSLVLIVTMKIAAILQHVIWSSVPTGLGIEASGPLWTIAVLTLTGIAVGLVVRFSPGHAGPDPATESLIGAPISTGALPGLVAALVLGLAGGVSLGPEHPVMVMNIALAVAIGSHLFPRVSSLDWTILAASGTIGALFGTPVAAALIFSQTLNGSHDVPLWDRLFAPLLAAAAGALTTDLFFHPRFSLPIPVYPQMHVVDIFSGAIVTLIAIAVGMVAVWCLPRLHALMNRLKNPVLTLGLGGLLLGILGAAGGHITLFKGLEEMQQIAVDQTLTAGDFLLIALVKLAALVIAAASGFRGGRIFPAVFVGVALGLMLHAHVDTVPAAITVSCAILGMMLVVTRDGWLSLFMAAVVVPDTTLLPLLCIVMLPAWLLLAGKPMMIARRRND from the coding sequence ATGCTGCATCCGCGCGCCAGAACGATGCTGTTGTTATCGATACCCGCCGTGATTATCGGTATCGCTTCCAGTCTGGTATTGATTGTGACGATGAAGATTGCAGCCATATTGCAGCATGTTATCTGGTCCAGCGTGCCGACGGGTTTAGGCATTGAAGCCAGCGGGCCGTTATGGACTATCGCCGTACTCACGCTGACCGGTATTGCCGTGGGTCTGGTGGTCCGTTTTAGCCCCGGGCATGCCGGGCCGGACCCGGCCACCGAATCGTTAATTGGCGCCCCCATCAGCACCGGCGCGCTACCGGGCCTGGTCGCCGCGCTGGTATTAGGTCTCGCTGGCGGAGTCAGCCTCGGGCCTGAGCATCCGGTCATGGTAATGAATATCGCCCTTGCCGTCGCGATCGGCTCTCACCTGTTCCCCCGCGTCAGTTCGCTGGACTGGACCATTCTTGCCGCCTCCGGTACTATCGGCGCGCTGTTTGGCACCCCGGTGGCCGCCGCGTTAATTTTTTCGCAAACCCTCAACGGCAGTCACGATGTGCCGCTGTGGGACCGGTTGTTCGCTCCCCTGCTGGCGGCGGCGGCGGGCGCCCTGACCACCGATCTGTTCTTCCATCCCCGTTTCTCGCTGCCCATCCCCGTTTATCCGCAAATGCACGTCGTTGATATCTTCAGCGGCGCTATCGTGACGCTTATCGCCATTGCCGTAGGAATGGTGGCCGTCTGGTGCCTGCCGCGACTGCATGCGTTGATGAACCGCCTGAAAAATCCGGTGCTGACGTTAGGCCTCGGTGGCCTGCTGCTGGGGATTCTCGGCGCCGCAGGCGGACATATTACGTTGTTTAAAGGGCTGGAGGAGATGCAGCAAATCGCCGTGGACCAGACCCTGACGGCCGGCGACTTTTTGCTGATAGCGCTGGTGAAGCTGGCAGCGCTGGTCATCGCCGCCGCCAGTGGTTTTCGCGGCGGGCGCATTTTCCCCGCGGTTTTCGTCGGCGTGGCGCTCGGTTTAATGCTGCACGCGCACGTTGATACGGTTCCGGCCGCCATCACGGTCTCTTGCGCCATTCTGGGCATGATGCTGGTCGTCACCCGCGATGGCTGGCTCAGCCTGTTTATGGCGGCGGTCGTCGTCCCGGATACGACGCTGCTGCCGCTGCTGTGTATTGTGATGCTCCCGGCCTGGCTGCTGTTGGCCGGAAAGCCGATGATGATAGCCAGGCGACGAAACGACTAA
- the mgrA gene encoding L-glyceraldehyde 3-phosphate reductase, giving the protein MVYQANAARYQTMEYRRCGRSGLKLPAISLGLWHNFGDETRVETSRQLLRHAFDLGITHFDLANNYGPPPGSAESHFGRILREDFLPWRDELIISSKAGYTMWDGPYGDWGSRKYLVASLDQSLKRMGLEYVDIFYHHRPDPETPLQETMRALDHLVRQGKALYVGLSNYPLAQAAEAVRILNDLGTPCLIHQPKYSMLERWVEDGLLDFLQAEGVGSIAFSPLAGGQLTDRYLHGIPADSRAASSSRFLQAEQLTEAKLEKVRRLNALAEARGQKLSQMALAWVLRAEKVTSVLIGASKTAQLDDAVGMLAHRHFSAEECAAIDAILAA; this is encoded by the coding sequence ATGGTTTATCAGGCAAATGCGGCACGATATCAGACGATGGAATACCGCCGTTGTGGCCGGAGCGGATTAAAGCTACCGGCCATTTCCCTCGGCCTCTGGCACAATTTTGGCGACGAAACGCGGGTGGAAACCAGCCGTCAACTGCTGCGACACGCCTTCGATCTTGGCATAACCCATTTTGATTTAGCCAACAATTACGGGCCGCCTCCGGGCTCGGCGGAAAGCCATTTTGGCCGGATCCTGCGGGAGGACTTTTTACCCTGGCGCGATGAACTGATTATCTCCAGTAAAGCCGGTTACACCATGTGGGACGGCCCCTATGGCGACTGGGGATCGCGTAAATACCTGGTAGCCAGCCTCGATCAAAGCCTGAAGCGTATGGGGCTGGAGTACGTTGATATCTTCTATCATCACCGCCCGGATCCCGAAACACCGTTACAGGAAACCATGCGCGCGCTGGACCATCTCGTGCGCCAGGGCAAAGCGCTGTATGTCGGGCTTTCCAACTATCCGCTCGCGCAGGCAGCCGAAGCGGTGCGCATTCTCAATGACCTAGGGACGCCGTGTCTGATTCATCAGCCTAAATATTCCATGCTCGAACGCTGGGTTGAGGATGGACTACTCGATTTTCTGCAGGCTGAAGGCGTGGGCAGCATCGCGTTTTCACCGCTGGCTGGCGGTCAACTCACCGACCGCTATCTGCACGGCATTCCGGCAGACTCCCGCGCCGCCAGCAGCAGCCGTTTCCTGCAAGCGGAACAGTTAACCGAGGCGAAGCTCGAGAAGGTTCGTCGGCTGAACGCGCTGGCTGAGGCCCGTGGGCAAAAGCTCTCCCAGATGGCGCTGGCCTGGGTTTTACGCGCGGAGAAAGTGACTTCAGTTCTGATTGGTGCCAGCAAAACCGCACAGCTTGATGATGCCGTGGGCATGCTCGCTCATCGTCATTTCAGCGCAGAAGAGTGTGCGGCAATCGACGCAATCCTTGCGGCGTAA